CAGGGTAGCGGGCGCAATGGTTGGCCTTAACCGGCGAGGGCGCTAGGTTTGCCGTCCAGGTGTCCCGTCCGACGAGCTCCACACAGGTCAGCCGAGGCCGAGCGGCAAGTCACGCGCGCGGCAGCATCGCTCTTCCCTGCCTTGATCGGTAGGTTCCTGATCTCAGATTAGTTCGTTTAGTAGGTGGATTAACGAACCCATGATGTCGATTTGTAGCcagatttttctttcttcacCATTTTGATGTCTTGTTTGATTTAATCCCCATCTGCTCACCTGCTTGATCTGCTCTTGCCGCGGTGAATCCTTTTCCCGCGGTTGCAGGCTGACGACTTCCTCTCCTCCACCCCACCCCCGATGGAGGAGAACCTCCCCAGCAGGCGGCCAGCATCACCGACGAGCTCATCGTCGagatcctccgccgcctccccgtccGCTCCGTGTGCCGCTTCAAGTGCGTCAGCAAGTCATGGCGCAAACTCATCGCCGACCACGAGCACCGCAAGAAGCTGCCGCAGACGCTATCGGGCTTCTTCTACAAGAGCATCGACTACGAGCGCTGCCCGCACATGGCGCGCCATTTCACCAACGCCACTGGGAGAGGCATGCCTCTCGTCTGCCCGACCTTCTCCTTCCTGCCCCAGTGCCACCACGTCGTCATCTTGGATAGCTGCAatggcctcctcctctgccgctGCCACGTGTCTCGTGAGACTTTGCAGTTCCAGTATGCTGTGTGCAATCCTGCGACCGGGGAATGTGTGATGTTGCCGGACGCCAACTGGGCTATTGACGAGAACCGCACCGCCTGCTTGTGTTTCGATCCAGCCATCTCGTCGCATTTCCATGTGCTCGAGTATGTGGAGGATGAAGAGTATGTGGAGGATGAAGATGAATACGACGCACTGGTCACAGGGGTGGTGATCTATTCGTCTAAAACTGGGTTATGGAGTCTCCATGTAAATGGATGGGATGATGAAGTTATGGTTAGCCTTCCGGTCGATCGGACAAGGGTTTTCCTTAATGGTTTTCTGCATTCTGTCACGACTTGCGATATTGTGGCTGTTGACATGGAGGGGAAGAAATGGAGGAAGATTCCCATGCCGGATCCTGATGGTGATATTGGGATAATTCATCAAACTCAGGGTCGCTTGTGTGCTTTTAATGTTGATCCAAATGATATCCTCGAACTGTCAATTTGGTTTCTTGAAGACTATGATACAGATAATTGGATCTTAAAGCACACCGTTAGCTCAATTAATCTGTTTGGACGAAAGAAATACCAATTAGATTTTGACTACCAAGTAATTGCAGTTCATCCAGAATGCAATTTGATCTTCTTTGTTTATGGATGGCACAATACTTTGATGGCGTATGAAATGGATCGCAAGGAAGTCCGTGTCATACGCAAACTCGGACATGAGTCATGCCTGCCATACCTACCATATGTTCCAATGTTCTCTGAGTCATTACCTGATGGGTGGTGCTAACATGCAGAGGTGCGGCTCCACTTATGTTATTGCAAAACCATCTTTGTACCGTAATGAGAATCAGGCTTAGGGTCAGCAGCCAATCTCTAATATGAATTATGAATTTCTGTTTTATCGTACTTGTGTGATGGCTCATTTGTGTTGTTTTGAAGAATGTTGTGAAATCATAGATGGCACGTAACTTGGCCTTTCGGAAGGTATGTCCTGTTCTGAAGGTTATGTCTTGTTTTTCACTGGTGTTTACCCTATGCCCTATGCTAGTTAAAATTTATGTCCTGTGTTAACAAGACATACCTTTTGATTGTACCAGCAGTCAGCTTATGGAACAGTGACAAATGCTTTGGAAGTTGGATCATATGTACTTCTTTTATTTCTgccttcttttccccttttgtTCTTTCTGAACTACTTGTCTGTGTTGCGGCAATGTGCCCATGCAGCTTATTGTCTCCTGGATCATTTCCACTCGTTTTTGTTTGGTCATCTATAATGCTCATTAATTTGGGCATTGCTTCCCCTGCCCTTACTTGCTGGAGAAGAAGAGAGTGCAAACAAGAGCACGTACAATGGTGCACCAACAAGAAACTGCAGAACATTCTAGAAATGAAAGATAACAAAGATGGGTAACCAAAAAGTGATAAAATAGTTAAACTATTCTGCACTGTCTTCCTTTTATGATCACCCTTCTGAAATTTCCCAATTACCTGCTGCAAACCATGATAAAAACTAGTATTATGTTCTTCTTAAGTTCCAACAAGTATCAATCACTTCAATTGTCTCCATTCTAAATTACTTCCACTTTGAATTCCTCTAAGTTACAACATGTTTAAATCAACAATGGCATAAATTTTGTTCTAATTCTCTTCAATTATCTCTGTTCTAAATTACTGTCAAAGTGACCAAGCCTCCCAATAATTATTGTGGTGTTGAGAGTTGAGACCTGgtagttacatccgattctccacTTCCTTTCAGACCCGCTGCGAGAAAGAGCAATGGATAATTGGATATTTTCTTTTGGCCACATGAAAGGGCGTATTAAACCATATTTGGGCATCCCCTGCAAAGAAAGCTATGCAAATCTAGCATTAGTTTTCAGTTGTCACCGTTTTCCCAAACTATTTCTGTGTTGTAGAGTAGTCGCAAATAAATTGTTCTCTGTAATTGAATTTAGTATGATATTTTCTCCAAACTTCCCGTTTGCTGTCAATGTCCAAACTATTATGACTTTGATCCCTTGCAGTAGAAAATAAGATAACGATGTTctcttttgaaaataaaactCCCAGCAACAGCGATGTTTTGAAgcctttcaagtttcaacacaTTATACATGTCATGGTAAGGTCAAAGATCAGCTAGTGTGGTGTGGTGGGGCCAATAGAACACGTCATCGGACAATTAACCTAATAATGCGACACCATCATCTGCATCCTTCCCAGTTCGCAGTGCTCGCCGGCATTCACACTTAGGGGTTCAGATGGTTGGCTGGTTGCTCCTCCTTCAAATTTCTATCGTTCCAACGACAAAAATGCAGTTGCAAAACCTGCAATTCATTGCATTTGCACTTGCACACCGTGATGTTTATCTGCAATACTCGTCACGATGATCTGCAGATGAGGCTGAGGCTCATCGAAGGAGGACACCGGCGGCGTTGAGCACTTGATGATGGCTGATGCCAGCTCTAACTGTTTGCAGATAACCAGGACGCATGTAACGTCATGCTAGGAACAACAGAAAACTTAATTGCGTCCAGGAACATTCGACGACATGGTCATAGTAAATACTGTTAGTATTCAGTGCACACCATGTGGTACAGATGTATATCATGTAGTACTACCTAGTTCTGCAGTAACATAGAATCTTCCATTGCTGCCAATCTATGAGTCAATATTTAGCACAACAATTAGGCTTCAGaaagaaagaacaaaaaaaacattttccaGCAACAGCGCAGCAGCCTGATGATTTGACTAATACAACAAAACAAATCACGGCTACAATTCCATTTGCCAACCACCTTCTTAATTTCAAGCCCTTTGACTTGTGTGATCGCCCAAAGTACTTAAGCGAGAGATCGAGAGAGCCCATAACTAC
The window above is part of the Oryza sativa Japonica Group chromosome 7, ASM3414082v1 genome. Proteins encoded here:
- the LOC4343473 gene encoding F-box protein At5g07610, producing the protein MARHFTNATGRGMPLVCPTFSFLPQCHHVVILDSCNGLLLCRCHVSRETLQFQYAVCNPATGECVMLPDANWAIDENRTACLCFDPAISSHFHVLEYVEDEEYVEDEDEYDALVTGVVIYSSKTGLWSLHVNGWDDEVMVSLPVDRTRVFLNGFLHSVTTCDIVAVDMEGKKWRKIPMPDPDGDIGIIHQTQGRLCAFNVDPNDILELSIWFLEDYDTDNWILKHTVSSINLFGRKKYQLDFDYQVIAVHPECNLIFFVYGWHNTLMAYEMDRKEVRVIRKLGHESCLPYLPYVPMFSESLPDGWC